The following nucleotide sequence is from Scleropages formosus chromosome 4, fSclFor1.1, whole genome shotgun sequence.
AGAAATACAGGCTCTGCAGAAATAACACCAGGTTAATCAGCAGAGGCTCCTATTAAGGTGAAGTcagaaaaatttataaaataaaatcttttgtttttccaggcATTAAACCAAGGTGCAATGTTCAAAAATCGCATGCTACACATTTCCTGGTGCAAACCTGAAAGTCCACCCATGCCTACTGCACCAAAGGCAGAAGCATCAAAAGAAGAGGTTAGCAATTTTGTAAATTCCAGTATTCTTTaagttatagaaaaaaaatcgaTTTCTTTTCCTGTATATACAGATTTCCCTTAAGGCTcgttttacaattatttagacttaaaagcaaatgtaatttgcacCATCAAATCTGAACGACAAGAAATCAACTCACACTTACAAGTAACATgagaacaaaaattttaatCCAAAATATGTGCCTTTGTGACATCCAGCACCAGACAAGGAGagcagaacccccccccccacccacccacacgcACACGGGCTATGACTTTGTCTGcagtctttgtttctttgtaaaaCGACATTTTCATTAGAACACGAATTCAGAATTTTAGACCATGCAGCTTAGTATTCTTGACGCaatgtctgtttttcctctttgacTGGGGTttggagtaatttttttttacatttacatttattcgtgtaGCTGACGTTTaactccaaagcgacttatagtgttaagctatttacaattatttacccattggtacagctgggtaattttactggagcaatttagggtaagcaccttttTAAACTTATATAAGGACTAGAATGTTTATTATCAATGCATTACTTCCAACGGGGGGGgatgcagcaggcttggccagggcctgctctgtggtgagtctggggttcgagtcctgcttggggtgccctgtgatggaccagcGTCCCATCCGGGCTAGGCCCCAGCTCATCGCAACCccctttgggacaagcagctgcagacagtgtgtgtgtgtgtgtatccagaaAATCCAGTTAGCGCTTTAACATTTTGCTTTATCTCTGCTCAGCTTATCTCTGATGTTTTTATGTCTTCAGGAGTCCATCAGATCAACCTGCTTtactgaggaggaggaagatgatgaagatgacgATAAAAATGAAAGCCGTTCATGGAGAAGAtgaaataattcacattttatttatttatttattttttttaacttattatgAAAAGACATGTAATTTATTTAGAATGGATAGTACTTAAGAACTACttaatttttctccatttctctccTATTGTCCAGTTCATGAACTTTAGACTAATTCTTTCCtccagcaggtttggctgaatAGGAAGGATTTAATACCACGACGGAAACGTGAACTTGAGCAAGAAGTGAGAACATGTCCTTGAATGGGGTGCTGTCAGTCCTCTTAGGCAGGATCATTGAAAATAACCTTTAAGTATCATCAACATAAACTGCACTTTGTCACCTTTAGAGGGCAAAATGCCCAATGAAACTTAAAGAAACTACTTAACAGAAGTTTTACACAGGTTTCCCCCACTTAACAGGTATAGttatttctgtgaaatcacccctGTTATGTGATGGACTGTTATCCATGGCTCACtgccataaaaataatgtatcCATAGTCCTATGCCTTTAAATTGCagctgaaaattattaaaacaggaaaaataaaaaaatgcaagcaaTAGTAGCACTTTATACACACTGTTCTGGAGACACATACTCTGGACCATAGTTTAAATGGACTGTTTAAGTGAAGTGTCACTTTTGCACATAATAAAgacaaaatgtgtataaaaatcATCATGTACTGTCGTGAAATTATACATATGCGCATTAACACATACCACTTCTTAAGCTGGAAGTTGTAAACATTAAGGAAAGGCCCGCCTTTGTTACTtctctattttcaaaatatgtgtGACAATAATTATTGCACGGAATCCTTGTTTTTGCATTGCCAAGCAGTGTAGCTAATGTGCGGTATTTTTACCATGATAGCGAGTTGAATGCACTAGTCAAAATCAGTGCTGTAGTTACAtctgcatttactcatttgatgcttttctccaatgcaacatGGGTTTTACATGCAGGgttttagatgcagacaagGAATTGTAGAAGTACAGTCAGTATCCAGTATCGCTGTTTCCCCACCATACATTGAATAAGCAACTGCCTGTAGCACTGATacgaaatacaaaggtgatgtgatagattctgtaaaaatttctGAAGCTCTCAACTGTTATTTACAAGACGTgctcatccgctacaccccaactagacccctttgctcgtctacttctgctcgcttggtggtcccgcgcacgaaaggtaaaggaCGGGgcttctcggttctggctccgttgagGTGGAACGACCatctcctctcactcagaactgccgaaattctgtctgcattcaagaagggcctgaaaactcaccttttccagaaccatttcgcccaagatctctccagctcatgtgcgGTGTATATGTTtgtgcaccataactttatgagcatcaccagataaagcctttattcagccactactccggcattgtttttgcctgcttgtgtattatttaaaaaaaaaaaaaaatggaaggagggtatcaggatttgtctatcctgtgttttatgcacctacttgaacgatgaacctcggtgcagcaagtggtagggaacaaactaggtttatctgagtcacatgtctgtagctatgtctccttctctcaatgtaatgcataaattgtacttttgctgggatgtacattgctttggacaaaagtgtctgctaaatgaataaatgtaaatgcaggagaGAGGAtaatgagaaagagagagaagtggAGCTAAAAGAAATGTATCTTGAGACCTGTCCTTAATGCTGAGAGAggtacagcaataaaaaaaaaaaaaaaaatcccaaatggtgaaaaaatCCTACTACGTTGAGCCAAAGGACTTTTCTGTGAGCCAACAGGTACCTATTTTCATTTACCGCTCTATGACATTTTCATTAAGTTAGACCCTGTTTCAGGGTGAGGAGTGAATCTTAATTTCTTAAAGACCCTGGCCGTACTAATAAATAAGCAATACAAACAAAATAGTAGAATCAGATTCTGGGTCAGTGTGGTACTGAATGaacaattacaaaaatatgACTAACATaatggtttttatttaaaaaaattaaatttgtctttCTTTCACGGTAAACTTGTAGGTTTGTGTCAGACTACGGATAAACTGTTTGGCCTACAGACTCTGTACCAGGCCAAGGTGGTGAAGTCGGACCTGATTCCTCTGACTCAGCTCTCAAATTTGCCGGTCAGTTTACATTCCCATCCTCACCTGCGACCGTGATCTTTGAGTAGcgactgaaaaaaataagacgGCAGCAGGGATGATGTTCCACCGCAGTGTAGTTGGCCTCATTCCAGGATGCAGCAAGGAGTTCAGCGACCAAGGAGACTATTCTAGAGTCAAGCTGCTGCCCATCCTGGATGAGAGGAGCCAACTGAGATGGGTTGGGACCATAGTGAAGATGCCCCCTGGGTTCCTGCAGTGGGAGGGGTACTTGTCACTGCTGGAAAGAGGCCCTCTATTATTAAACACTTTGCTTTGATTTAATGCAAAACTATTAAGTTCCACGTGAAAAAGTTTCTATAATAAATCCTCAATTTATCAGTGCAAAAAGTCTCAGACGTGTTGGTAAGTCAATTGTTCATAACTTGAAATTTACTCATTGCTggcaatatacaaaatacagcGATATAAACAGGTGATGTCTGCAAATTTGTCACATTGcccaatgtttttatttatacatttctttttgtaaCATTGTGTCTCTTATTACATCTACTATCAGCACTTTTCAGACATACTGCATTAGATTAAGCACAAAAGAGACACCGCAGGAATAAACACCAAGTTGCAACAACTGGTGGATCTGCtacaaaatgctgtttttaataacaaagGTGAATTTATAAAAGGTACAGGGAACTGAACATACATCCAGGTTTGTTTGTGTCTCTTAAGTGTGCAAGTTGAAAGTTTGTAAGTTCAGcacttactgtacttttttttccccctgtatCTTATTTGTTGTCTTGAGACATAAGTGGCCATTGAGATagatttgacattttttcacaCTTGGAAAGATGTGCAGATTTTTATTCTAGTTTTCTTATGTTTTGGATTGGTTATCTATGTAATAGGTTTTCCGCTTGGATACAGCCAGCGGCCTAATTCTTCTGATTAATAAGGAAAGAGAACAAGGTAACGGATGCCTGCCACGTACCTGCTGAATTATTCACTGTCTGGGGAACTAGAAACCTCACACGGATCAAATGGAACAAGCTTGTCACGGACCTAACCGCCTTCTCTTTCTGCACCGCAGAGCATGGAAACTACTGTAAAGAGGTGTTTACTTGAATCCATCTCACTTCTGAGAGTCAAACTATGATCTGAACGCATTAGCTCAGCCATCAAGACTAAGTGACCCTTCACAGACAGCAAGGTCTGGTTATGATTTTGGTtgctcagctgatgcttttatccaaaatgactaaACGATTTAACCCATTTGTCAAGGTAGAtctttaatgagaaaaaaatggattAAGGTCATTGATGAAGACataatgttgttgtttttttttggaggaatcACTGATACAATTGAAATGGTCCGCCCCAGCTGTACAGGTGCCCATTTTTAGTTTTTGAACCAACAGCACTTGAACTAATTAATATGAAGAAAAGTTACATGAAATCACCCAGATTAATTATTGGCATCTCTTTGAACGGGGAATCTAACTAAAGCACAAAGAATTACATCTTCTGAGTATCCATGttaccttttattttcagtatatttatacagcatagtATGTACCCAAAAGTGGGGCAGAtggcagtgtagtggtgagagtTGTTGCGtttagaccccaaggttgcaggttcaaataccactactacatgtagtacccttgagcaaggtacttaccctaaacaatcccagtaaaattacccagctctataaagagGTCtataattgtaaggagctcaacactgtcagttgctttggagaaaagcatcaattgAATGTATATTTACCAAACtgtctgtaaatgtaatgagtcATTTCAGTGTGGCATGGTGCCAtgcgagtagctctgctgtctcacagtgcctgggtggtgtgagaggatgtgggtttgatccctgctcagtctgtgtggagtctgcatgttctgcgtgggtttcctccaagtgctctggtttcctcccacagtccgaagacatgctgttcaggttcacccatagtgtgtgagtgacagagagcgtgtgtgtgttccattgatgtatggatgagtgacccagtgtaagtagtgtatccagcagtgtaagccaccatggtgaagaaggtgtgtgggctgatgaccctacacagagttcactggaagttgctttggagaaaagtgtctgataagtgaataaatgtaaagtttcagTATATAAATCACTTGACTCTTGAGATCAGTGTACATTTCCAGGAAAAGGTCTAACAGCAGTGCTGTATACCGTAGGACACTATGATGGGGCAGTAAGGCAGAGCCTGCTATACAGTCATAGTCAGGTAGTAAAGTGAGAGTCGGTTATATGGGTTTAGATCGTCAAAATGACTCtccaaggcacacacacacacacacacattttcagaaccgctcgtcccatacggggttgcggggaaccggagcctaacccggcaacacagggcgtaaggccagagggggaggggacacacccaggacgggacgccagtccgtcgcaaggcaccccaagggggactcgaaccccagacccactggagagcaggactgtggtccaacccactgcgccactgcgccaccgcgcccccccctctCCAAggcaatgcattatttattaatttgataAGGTCTTATTCTTTCTCCAGTCGTCACACTGACtgtagtttttttctctctctctctctctctctctctgtccaacTGAATCAGTGTTTGTGTCCCTTTCCATCGCAGGTCATTATTTAGTGGACGCAGTTCAATTTATGAAAGAGTTCACCAAATCCGTACATCAAAACAGGCGCGCGCACGCGACGAATTTGTCACCAATGTTTGCCGCTGTCCGTTGGCcgggcgcgcgcgctcgcgcgctaaatatttcagaaagttcgaaagttaatatttattcatccattaatTACCGCCTCCGAGCAAGAAAAGGCGTTAAATATAGTTGCGCCTCAAATCAAACTTTCATGGTACTATTTAGactttataaaatataaatggtgtaaatatttcatgcaTAATCAGAGCCCGTGGGAATGTGAGTGGACGTCGGTCGCCTTCCGACGTGACTGGAGCTCAGATTCAAGCGTTTAGTTCCATTTCAACTTGTACGGCTTAAAAATCGGCGCTCAAATGGTTTCAATACCAATAGACTGTAAAAAAAGTGCGCGACAAAACACGTCACGTGTCACTCACTGTCATCCCATCGAAatattttccagtatttttgaTCTCGAAACTTTAGATCAGTCTGAACTCACTTTTCTaagtttgtgtgtgaaaattgAGCTGTGCAAGCACTTATGAGATTTGTAAGGAGCACTTCTTTGCgcatttaaaattttcactCATTAAGATTATGATGCCTAGAATTAAAAATCAGCTGCGTGTAATTTGCATAAGAATTACATGGATTCTCAGGGGTTACGGAATAAATGCAGAATAACGAGAATTAGTATAAATACTCTACGCAATCGAACAGaagaatcaaaaaaaaaaaactgctggtcCTCGTTGTTCTTACGAAACATCCAAGATTCACGTGCTTTGAGACatggatggattttttaaaatttttttaaaatcataattaCAGGCAACATGAGAAGAGGCACGGCGCACGAGCACGGCCACAGGTTCACCAATTTGCACACGAATACACAACACAAAGTGTAAGAGACCACCGAAAGCCACGACGATTTCCGCAAGCGTGCAATGTGCGAAACCCGCGCGCGCGCATGAGAGCGCGCAGACCGCGCGACAAAAGTTCCTGAAACCAAAACTCCCGTTGGCTTCGCCTGTTGCGGATGCCGCGCATGCGCAGTGCCGGCCGAGCCGTTCCCGGTGCGAGGTGCGCGATGCTCAGTTAAGCGGCAGGTGCGGAGCAGAGCGACGCAGAGAGCGGCTCTGTAGTGTCCCCGAACGGAGCGTCACAGCGGCCCCGCGGGCAGAGCACCAGGTGTCTGTGCCAGGGCCCACCTGGGTTCAAGGTGCGCCTGCGAAATGATGTCCATGAACGGCAAGCAGCATTTCTCCATGCACCCGGTGATGCAGGAGCCCAAATACTCCACGCTGCACTCGGGTTCCGAGGCCATGCGCAGGGTTTGCCTGCCGACCCCACAGGTATGTATGTGCGTGCTGAACTGCTACTAGGCACAGTTTTATGTGGAACAACATTGATGGATCAGTCATCTTCTGCTCCCCTCGCTCCCCCTTCTATCTTTTTTATCCACTTCTatttcagaacacacacacaaacacacacacacacacacacacacacacacacaccttccatattaatttttatggcCTGTGCTttgagatcttttttttttctcttctttttttattttgactaaATTCCcccttgattttgtttttccctgtgtgtgtgtgtgtgttctttttatgCTAACAGCTCCAGGGCAATATATTCGGGGGCTTTGATGAGAGTCTGCTGGCGCGTGCCGAAGCACTCGCGGCCATTGACATTGTCTCCCCCGGCAAAAGTCACCCTTTCAAGTCAGACGTGACGTACCACACCATGAGCTGCGTGCCTTGCACGTCCACTTCCTCCCCGGTGCCCATCTCCCACCCGTCCACGCTGACCTCCCATCACCACTTCCACCAAGGCTTAGACGGGGACCTCCTGGACCACCTGTCCTCGAGCATCGCAATGAGCGGAATGGGGGCCCCGGACCCATCGCTCATGTCACAGCCTAGCCACCAGCATCACCTCCAGACCGTGGGTCATCTACACCAAGCCGTGGCCATGGGACACCCGCCCTCGGCACACGGTGGACTGTCCGCCGTTAGTAACGTGGAATCCGATCCACGGGAACTGGAAGCGTTCGCGGAGCGTTTCAAGCAGAGGAGGATAAAGCTCGGGGTCACGCAGGCGGACGTGGGGTCGGCCCTGGCCAACTTGAAGATCCCCGGGGTGGGCTCCCTCAGCCAGAGCACCAtatgcaggttcgagtccctcaCCCTGTCTCACAACAACATGATCGCTCTGAAACCCGTCCTGCAGGCCTGGCTTGAGGAGGCGGAAGCGGAGGCGGCGAACCGGGAGAAGAGCAGCAAACCGGACTTGTTGAGCGGCAGCGAGAGGAAGCGAAAACGCACGTCGATAGCGGCACCCGAGAAGCGCTCCCTGGAGGCCTACTTCACCATCCAGCCCCGGCCGTCGTCGGAAAAGATTGCGGCGATCGCAGAGAAGCTGGAGCTGAAGAAGAACGTGGTTCGCGTGTGGTTTTGCAATCAAAGGCAAAAGCAGAAGCGGATGAAATATTCGGCAGCGCATTAGCTTCATTCCCTGACCCTCAGgaaaagatagatagatagatagatagatagatacttaaaatttatattaagtATTTCATACTGAAAAATTGCGTAGTTGTGcttgtgttgtgttttctgcGCATATATTTTCTCAGACACAATTTTaatatcaataaaatatttactgtgcaCTAAACTAGTCTACTGGTTACTTTAAAGTGGGTCAATTCTAGATACTTGATCCTCTAAATGTGCTGCACatagtttttttctgtttgtcttaaattaaaattgaataaatggaTACTTTATTAAAAGGTATTGCACAATCTAAGAAGGATCTTAAGTTCTGTCACCTATTTTACAAATAAGTTTTACTGTAGTGagcactggaacactggaaAACATTATTCTGTACCAGAAAAGTTCTTTTAACTCCATATctccaataaaaatactgtatattggaaattgctttattcattaaaatatagCCTATGTTGCCTTACCTTGATATTCACCTATTCAGATCTACACAGATGCTTATCTGAAACATACATATCACTGAAATGATGTTCTTCTTACCAAAAAATTgagtttgaaaatgtatttaaacaaataaaaataaataattataggtggGACCATGGTCTGTGCAAAAGGAACAATGGACAAGGATTCACTAAAATGACTGTGttattatgtgttttatttttcttttggtaTAGAATATTGGAGCTGAATGTATAACTTAGCCAAACGACATGACATGTATAACGTTCgatacattttgattttaataagATATCTCGTTTTGAACATATGATTCTCATGTATGTTTGTCATATACAATTTTAGTTAGACAAGTCTGCATTACTTACCCACGCAGCAATTGTGAAGAAAAAGGTTAGAATAAATACTGTCCCAGATCTGTATGTAAATCTTGTAGTTTGAAACTGAAATGCATGTAAACTGCCATACTAACATGACAATTGTTAGAAATATGGAATATGTTTATTAATCCTAAATTGTCATTGTGATGAGaaattttatatgaaaatttaataattcaCTACTTACCtttattacttacatttacatttattcatttagctcatgcttttctctaaagcgacttacaatgtaaaggtacttacaataatttacccatttatgcagctgcgtaattttactggagcaatttagtgtaagcaccttgctcaagggtactacaagagTATAGTTGCACCTATCCAtgtatttcttaatatttcagTGTACTTGATAATGGTGTCTGCAATGTTTCTGTTGTTCCGTGTGTAATATATGTCTACAGTGACTAAGAATCTTTATTTTGACCGAATTCCAGTGGAAGTTCCCTACATGGGCCTTAGCCACCGGAATATTTCTAAATTGCTTTATGTGAAGGAAAAGAGTTGATGTGGAGAAGAGAAATACAGAACACATGAATGTCTCAATTAAATCCAGGCTAATGAATTAGAGTAAGAGTTTCCCTATATTATACATAAAGATATAAAAATGATATTGATGAACTACTCTAAAAAGCATCCACCTAATTCACAGGCTtcagattattttaaataaatatttaagaacTAGGTCTCTCCCACTTGTTTATGTTAGAATCATTAAATACACTGTGGAAATATGGACACGTTCATTAATTTATACTCGCTGCTTAATAAAAACACTAGTTACAAATCTCATAAATTGACTGCATTTGGTTATGAAAGATACACGATCTGTATAAATCCCACACGGATGAGCACAAGGATACATAGCgtattaatttatgaaaatggcTCAAACAGTATATTGAGCAtgtctttaaaatgacagaaaaataaatacatcccATACATCTTGTTGCATTTTCTTAAGATATACTTGGGACATTAGGTGCACATACTGCACCGTTCAGTATTTGAAGTACAATTCACGTTTCTCCTTTAATATGACCATATCTTCTGGCACAGTTGAGACAACCTTATTCTAATTATAaagatattacattttaatatgataTTTTTAGGCAGGCTACATCATGCTCCACATCTGACTCCAATgaacatacaataaaacatcTATGAATCCATCTAACGCTATAATATAAGGCACTCTAATAAATGTCAACTTCAAATACGATGAAACGGCCGAAGAGAAAACAGACAGGAAGGTGTACAAACATCCTActttcatttccacaaacaACAGTACAAATATATGGATCTTTGCTTTATTTCAATGACTTCACCTCTAGAATGTCTGCAGTAAATATAGGGTAGAATGTGGAAttatttccctccctttttAAATGACCAACTTGAACAAGACAGCCAGGGTAACATCTTGAATAATGATACCGATCCACAGTGCAGACATTTAGTAAATAATGCATGCCATATTCATACTTAGTGATAGGTACAGTATTTCACACAGTACAGCTCAAACAATGAGAAGGAACTGTCAAACGGTGTGGGTTAGGTCTTCCTAAACAGGTATAGACAgtcatgaaatatttatagttATAATACCCCCACCGATATCGTAAAACACTTGGTAGGAGGTAAGCTGAGATGACGTTTAGCACTGACCAGGAGCATGTGGGAAGTGAGGGAAATCAATTATTCATGTCGGATTGAAGgtattactttttcacatgcagACCTCAGCTCACTGGACACTTTGTACAAATGtgactgttttctgttttgtctgaCTGACATTAATATAATCAATAGTGTAGaacaaaatttgttttgcagtaaGTATATGGCAGATAGTGGTAGCACAGGTTATGAGAGAGGGTCAAAAGTTTGCTCGAGATGTTTTCTAAGGGGAAACAGCACTTGGCGGAATAGTGATGGGAGTGCAGTCTCCCTCTCCTCCACTGATGTTAGACATGTTTTGACATCAGGAGTCACTGGGAGTTTGACAGAGAGAACCAGAGatgtaaattattcataaaGCACCaacagtataaaaaataaaaaaaaaaaaaaaaagagactgtGACCAGTATTGAGGTAACTGCTTTATTCTTAATCTTCTGTTATCAAAATACAGGTAGTCACATCAGAATGAACAATTTCTTCATTGACCATAGCCCAAGCATCCATCAGAGGGACACTGTGTGGTTGGCCTTTTTATGGTGAAATTATCCTGCTTTATTTACGGTTGTTTGATTTACAAACTGAAGTAACCTGAAAAAGTAAGTGTAAAAATCAAGGTACAGTTAATGAAGACATTGAATAGTAATGAATATTAAACATTATGCTAGTATCtgaatttatatattaaaaatggcaGAATTTCTCATCAAAACATTCTATTCTAATTGTTCCTCAGAATCTTGGCTCATTATGCAATATTCTAATTCATAGCTAGTGGCTTTCATGATGAAAAGCGTTCCATTTGCTTAACTTGCTCGCTTGTAGAAAATGGTTACGCAAAAGTACATAACTGATTTCCTTCATTTTAGAAAGGAGACtgaatgtgtaaaataatataACTCAGAAATAAGCGATATCCTTGATGTGTGTATCATCTTTGGGGAAACTGCATCCCGTatttggaaaataaagaaaagacgACAGCATACGGAGGGAGATTATCCCCTTCAAACATTCCTTGTGTAAAGtatgatttgaaaaaaaatctgaaaaggtTTAAGTGAAACAATATTGCGGAATGGGCTCTTCCTGATTCCCACACGTCTTCAAGGTAACACTACCGGCAGCGGTTgatggtaaaacagtgtaacagcAGTAATCACCCTTGGGCAGCCAGCTGACTGCGAGAGTGACTGCTGATGATTCGCTATCCATCGGCTCAGAAGCTGTCAAAAACAAAGCATGCGAGAAAATCTGCAGAGGGTTTGAGAACGTCCCACCGTAGACGCGGGAACCACACTCATGGCCATAGACTAGCAGGGTGCGTGtagcaaaatgttattttagaAATATAGCCACGAACAATTTAATAATTCACAAACACTCTGGCAACCACcttgaaaaaaattgttgcaattttttgaaagatttaaatatattttaatttcagtatacCTTTATATggggtttttacagaacccagTTCATGAACTGGTAAATATGGTGTTGTGAAGATTAACAAGCTTGTCGTATGAGACAAAGagtattttttaatacatagaAACCCAGTTTTATAAGAGATGAGTGTATTTCCCAGGACAAGACCGCAGTCAGTGTTAGGAAAAAGAGCGGaactgggatggactggcaccctatCCAGTATGTATCCTCACTAGTCCTGAGGCAAttggttccaggataggcaccAGACGACCACTACCCTGACTCGGACAAGctgctaacatttacatttattgtctctccagagcagcttacaattattggcccatttatacagccactttatttttctggagcaatacaggggtaagtaccttcattaaGGAGAGGATagctggaggcaggatttgTACCTACAGCATTTGGGTCCACAGACAGCCAATCGAACTATTACACCACCAAATCTCCCACAAGAGGGCAGAGGATGCGCTCCCGCCACCTGTAGTACTCTACCAATCAAGCTAATCCCCACCTAACCAGTGACAAAGGTGATGAAAACATTGGAAGGAATTAAATCACATcaggaaatgtataaatatagcTGATTGgtttacaaacacacagtctgaactgcttgtcccatacagggtcacggggagccagagcctagcctggcaacacagggcatgaggccggagggggaggggacacacccaggacgggacgtcagtccgccgcaaggcaccccaagcggtactcgaaccccagacccaccgcagaacAGGagccggttcaacccactgcactaacCGCGCCCTTCACTGGTTTATGAACAGATTtagaaattctttaaaaaaagaaaaaaaaaaaaacagattgaaaattaatttttcttgctgctcaatgctttgtatatttttctggttTGGAAAAGATCCCCCACCTAACCAAAGTAAGTGAGAGAGAAGTGTAACAGGATTTATATGAACGTTTTTCACCAAATTGATATTTGACGAGCAGCGCAGTGTCGAACCCAACCCCGTCCGCAAGCTCATCGACGGTGGGCGGAGCCACACTGACCTCCCTGCCCTTTGTA
It contains:
- the pou4f3 gene encoding POU domain, class 4, transcription factor 3, with the translated sequence MMSMNGKQHFSMHPVMQEPKYSTLHSGSEAMRRVCLPTPQLQGNIFGGFDESLLARAEALAAIDIVSPGKSHPFKSDVTYHTMSCVPCTSTSSPVPISHPSTLTSHHHFHQGLDGDLLDHLSSSIAMSGMGAPDPSLMSQPSHQHHLQTVGHLHQAVAMGHPPSAHGGLSAVSNVESDPRELEAFAERFKQRRIKLGVTQADVGSALANLKIPGVGSLSQSTICRFESLTLSHNNMIALKPVLQAWLEEAEAEAANREKSSKPDLLSGSERKRKRTSIAAPEKRSLEAYFTIQPRPSSEKIAAIAEKLELKKNVVRVWFCNQRQKQKRMKYSAAH